TAACATGACCTTCATGAATTTACCGCAGATCTTATTTTCGGTGTTTATATAAAAAAACGGCATTGTTTTCCCCATAGGCTTTGTCCAACGAACCATTGCGGAATTAGTGTctacaaaaagacgccattactaGGCCTATGGCTCTTTCGGGATGACGATATGTACTTTGACACTTTTGAGAGTGGACTGCCCTCTTGTGGATTTTCCCAAATAATTTCAAGACAACACTAACATCCTAGCAATAACGTAGACTACGGTAAAATTGCAACATTATATCATTACAGTATCTTGGTATCATCTTCCCGCCTCTACGCGAGGTCATGGGCAGGTCACAGTAACTGGTAGACTTGTAGACTTGTGCTTGTATCATAAAGGAGGGAAATGGTATAACCTTTTTTGTCATAAAACAGACTTGCAAATAATGATGACAAATACATATTTACCCTCCGAAGTTATAGTGGTAGCCTATAGTTTATAGGCTGTACGCCTAAAACAACATGTGTATGATGAATTCTAATAAAATAAAGAGCAGTATCATTCAAGACACCAAGTGGCATTTAATTAGaaataaatatacatttttagatttttttttaatggcaATATTAATGCTCAAATTGTTACACAATTATGCCCAAAATAACCCCTGTCTAGAGGTCATATTTTACTCAGACTTTACAGTTACAATTCACATTAACCTACAAAACACTAAAGCTATAATACAACAGGGAGACGTCATTTGAATGTAATTTTAATTTGATTTTGTTCCCTTATACTGAACAAACTTAATATCCTATATCACCACAGTGCTGATCTCAGCCTCAACCCCATGTTCAGGCTCCTCCTCAGGGTACAGTCTGCAGTATTTGTCAACCATGACATCCAGGTCATGCTTAACATGAGAGTTTATGTGGAGCACAGCCAGACTCTTGCACCTTTGTTTGATAGGTGTGTCACTGAGATAAGTTTGCAGGCGTTTCCTGGATGTTTCAGAGCTGTTGCTGTCCTCCAGCATCAGGACAGGCAAGGTGGTCAGGACCTTCAGGAAGCAGTTGACGTTGGGGAAGAACTTGACGTCTGACAGCTGAAGTGTCTCGTGGATGGTGGAGGGCAGGCGGACCTCCTTGCTCCGGTGCTTCCATTTAATCTTCCAGCAATGCAGCTCAGCGGGCAGCGTGTCTGGGTTGGGGAGGTCCTTGCAGTACACATCTGCATGGTTCTCCTCTGAGGTGTTGAACTTCATCTGGCCCATGATGGCAGGGACCAGGGACAGGCACTTGAGGGCTTTGAGGTTGCTCTGGGAGAAGATGTCATCCACCTCATCGATGACGCCGCGGATCACAGGGACTGTCACGTACTCCTTGAAGTAAGTCTCTGGAGGGATCTCGCCTGCGTCGGCCGAACGGTGCCTCCGGAGGAACAGACGAGGCACCTTCACTGGGATCTCCATGGTACCCGCCAGATTCACAGCCTCCTCAAACCAAAACTCATGGTAGACTTCAATGTTGTCAAAAACTTCATTCAGAGAGTGCAGGACAGCTGTTAGACTGTTGGCAGCGAAAAACACATCAAGGGCTTCCCCTTGCAGGTTTTTGCCAAAGGCTCGTGTGAAAGAAAGAGCGTTTTTCAGGATGACCAAGGTGACAATGAACTCGAAGTCAGCCAGGGTCTCTGCAATCGAGTAGGCGTCCCCAGTTACAGCATCAGGGAACTTGACATTCTCATTGTCCCGAATGCAGTCCATGCACAGCAGGAGGGACTCAAGCAGGTCCACAGTCAGTTCAAACACGTTGTGCTGCTCTGTCCAGTTAGAGCTACAGGCCTCCTTCAGCTCGGCTGCCTTCTCATCATTTTCTTGGTGGTAAACAGAGATGGCCTTCTCCAGCTCAGCCTGCAAAGAGGGAGACTGcttaaagaaggcatcaatctttCTCAGGGTTGCCATGACAACCTGCACGCTGGGGAAGGGAAGGCTGTTGGCCAGGTGGATATTCAGTGCGCAGGTGGAACAAGGCGTGTGCATTGCCATGGGGTACTTTCCCATCAGTCCGACTGCCACAGCTTTCATCTTAGTTGCGAAGGTGCCGGTGGCTACATGGGCCTGGCCGCGGCAGTCCTCCATTCTCAGCCCCCACCCGTCTGTCACCTGGGTCTCCAGCTTCTCTACCAGTGAGGCCTCGTCCCCCTCGAACGGCAGAAAGTCCAAGAATTCCTCCCTGAGAGCATTGGACTGGTCTACAAACCGCAGGAAGAGAGGCAGGTGTCTCTCCCTAGCAAACTCCACCAGATCCCCTGTGACCAGTGAGAAAAAGCGACTCTCTCTCACCTCCATGAGGACCTCCTCTCTGACAGTGCCCTCGCAGACTTCAAGGAGCTGGCTCTGCTGGGATGCGGAGAGGTACTCCACATTCACTGCTGTGGCCTCAAACCGCCTCCTCAGAGCCTCGTCTCCAGCATTAATGCGGTACTCCAATAGGGCCTGGAAATTACTGGGATCTCTCCCTACTCCTTCTGGGACATTGGTCTCCAATGGGATGTTCTGCTTTCCTAGCATGAGAACGATCTCAAACAGAGACCTCAGGTAATCTCGGAAGTTCTTTTCCTCTGCGGACAGCTTGATTTCCTCCTCAGCGGCATCTTGACCCTCGGTTGCCTCAATGTCTTTCTTTGAGTGGAGCTGTTCAATGGAGGATGCCACTGCAAGGAAACAAAAAAATTTAATTTGATGTTCATGTTCAACAGGTGTATGGATACAACAATACTTTTAAACAAAAACAATGCAACTTACATCTTCTCTCTTTAATTCTCCTTATGTCTTCTTCAGTCTGTTAAAACAATTATTTAAAACATAAGACAATGTTTATTATTAGACAATTTACTATTACATTGAAAACAGACCTACAGAAATGAAGCCAGTAGTAGTCCACAAAAATGTTCCTTTTTGAAGCAACACTAGTATATAAAGTTCTTGCAAAAAAGAAAAGATATACCAATTCTTTGATTCGCTTGCGATGTCTGCTATGAGGATTTTTGAGGTGGCTTGTTAAATCAAATATGGTTGGAATAGCAGTATCCTTCAGTACTGTTCTATAAGGGCTCTGAAAAACAATAATGAAGAGAAAACTAGTTATTCAAATACATGAATATCAAAACACAGCTCAAGACCTCTCAAATGTAAGATTATGATCATCTCTACAAAGAGATTGTTCAGTGAGGTAGACATGTTTCAAACAAAGATCTTTGTGGTTTGACACACACTTACTGTTTTACAAACCATAGCCGGGTCAAAGTGTTTGGCACACAGTCTGTAGTGTTTATTGAGTTGGTCTGATGTTTTTGCCTCCAGATCGGCCCGGCGACAGTTCTCAACCCAGAGCCTACATCTGAACAAACCATATTAGGAGGGGTTAGTTGGCTTCTTGTTGATAGGCCTAGTTACCTGAAAACTATTTGTTTTAAATAATCAAGATCCAGACTGAAGATGACGATTAAttgtgtctcccgacccctcctgtctcagcctccagtatttatgctagaGTCGtttgtgtgttggggggctagggtcagtctgttatatctggagtatttctcctgtcttatccggtgtcctgtgtgaatttaagtatgctctctctaattctctctctctttctttctttctccacaAGGACTTGAGCCCTAGGactatgcctcaggactacctggcctgatgactccttgctgttcccagtccacctggccgtgctgctgctccagtttcaactgttctgcctgtggctatggaaccctgacctgttcactggacatgctacctgtctcagacctgctgttttcaactctctagagacagcaggagcggtagagatactctgaatgatcggctatgaaaagccaactgacatttactcctgaggtgctgatctgttgcaccctcgacaaccactgtgattattattatttgaccctgctagtcatctatgaacatttcaacatcttggccatgttctgttataatctccacccggcacagccaaaagaggactggccacccctcatagcctggttcctctctaggtttcttcctaggttctggctagggagttttttatagccactgtgcttctacacctgcattgcttgctgtttggggttttaggctgggtttctgtacagcactttgtgacatcagctgatgtaagaagggctttataaatacatttgaatgttGAATTGATTATTTTTCTGTGTTAGTGCTGGGGTGGAACAAAAACCAGCATGCCCATTCACTCGCCAAGACCAGAGTTTGAGAACCATTAATTAAATGGTACCTGTATATATTTCCCAATCGTTTTTCTAGAGGTACGATAGATCAACACCATGAATGCAATGGGGGCTAACTTATCTTTACAGCTCCACACACACCACCTAGCTCGTTACAAGTGTGCAGGCTAACAAGCAGGCTAGCTAGCCATTTTCCATATACTAAAGTTAGCTATGACTAGCGTGCTACTGAACACAACATAGCTATATTTAGCCAGCTATATAATAATGAATTACTCCCCGAGAAAAGTATGGGTTCATAATGTGATGATCAAACTTTGTAATACCTTTCTGGATCTCTTGGAAATCTGAAAAAAGCCAAATCGGATTGAGTGCTCTTTCTGGTGCAATTTGGAGCCGCGCAAAAATTGGGCATTGTGCATAAACGTGTACTCAATTTCAAATCAATTTAGTATTTATAAATATGTTTTACGTTTAAATAATGTAAATTACACAAGCTAGCTACCTGTTACTTTTAAATTAACCTAAAAAAACGCGCAACAGTGCTAAGCGTGGCCTGGAGGATTCatcagaggagaaagaggaaaccGAACTGCTTCCATTCCACAAACAATGTATGTCACGTGCTCATTGGCGTTCTCTCTACGTACAGATCCAAGATCAGTTCTAACTGACAACAATTCTATATTTACATTGTAAGGGTTAAAAGCAAAACTTACCTCGGATCAGCCTAAAACCCGTGAACAGAGGCTTGCAGATGGCCAAATTGCAAAAAAAATAGATGGTTTGTCATGGCAATTGGACATGAAATGCGAAGTATAGTACGTTTTAAACCGCTACAGTTTAGAATCATAATACAGCCAATACAGGCGTGCTTCGATAAAGTGTGAATAAATTAAATACATGTGGCATTTCTGTTCTAtctggctcgttggtctaggggtatgattctcgcttagggtgcgagaggtcccgggttcaaatcccggacgagccctccTTTTATGTCTGAAATCAAATAAGGGTCAACGttgtggatggaaacatggtgACTTCTCTATACATTTGCACGAGTTAAAACGATGAAAACTTATACTCGCGGCGTGAAAAGGTTATTGTTAAATCTGTTATATTCTATGTAATTTCACCAAATGAACAATTTTTACGACGTTGTTGCTATGGTACAACATTCAACTATTTCCATCTACCGTTGCTCTCCAAATTTAAAAAGatgggctcgtccgggatttgaacccgggacctctcgcacccgaagcgagaatcatacccctagaccaacgagccacgTCATAGAATAAGCTGATCACCATTCTTATCAAGTAAGAAGTTCCAGTTGATTTatctcttttttctttttttttctttatttcacctttatttaaccaggtaggcaagttgagaacacgttctcatttacaattgcgacctggccaagataaatcaaagcagttcgacacatacaccAACACAGAGTTGGAGTAAAACAGTAGTAAAACAGTAGTAAAAcagacatacagtcaataatacagtagaagaataagtctatatacaatgtgagcaagtgaggtgagataagggaggtgaaggcaaaaaaaaaaggccatggtggcaaagtaaatacaacatagcaagtaaaacactggaatggttgatttgcagtggaagaatgtgcaaagtagagatagaaataatggggtgcaaaggagcaaaataaataaataaatacagtagggaaagaggtagttgtttgggctaaattatagatgggctatgtataggtgcagtaatctatgagctgctctgacagctggtgcttaaagctagtgggggagataagtgtttccagtttgagagatttttgtagttcgttataggtcattggcagcagagaactggaaggacaggcggccaaaggaagagttggttttgggggtgaccagagagaaatacctgctggagcgtgtgctacaggtgggtgctgctatggtgaccagcgagctgagataaggggggactttacctagcagggtcttgtagatgacctggagccggtgggtttggcgacgagtatgaagcgagggccagccaacgagagtgtacaggtcacagtggtgggtagtatatggggctttggtgacaaaacggatggcactgtgatagactgcatccaatttattcagtagggtattggaggctattttgtaaatgacatcaccgaagtcgaggattggtaggatggtcagttttacaagggtatgtttggcagcatgagtgaaagatgctttgttgcggaataggaagccaattctagatttaactttggattggagatgtttgatgtgagtctggaaggagagtttacagtccaaccagacacctaggtatttgtagttgtccacatattctaagtcagagccgtacagagtagtgatgttggacaggcgggcaggtgcaggcagtgatcggttgaagagcatgcttttagttttacttgtatttaagagcaattggaggccacggaaggagagttgtatggcattgaagctcgcctggagggtagttaacacagtgtccaaagaagggccagaagtatacagaatggtgtcgtctgcgtagaggtggatcagagactcaccagcagcaacagcgacatcattgatgtatacagagaagagagtcggtccaagaattgaaccctgtggcacccccatagagactgccagaggcccggacaacagaccctctgatttgacacactgaactctatcaaagaagtagttggtgaaccaggcgaggcaatcatttgagaaaccaaggctgtcgagtctgctgatgaggatgtggtgattgatagAGTCGAAAactttggccaggtcaatgaatacggctgcacagtattgtttcttatcgatggcggttaagatatcatttaggaccttgagcgtggctaaggtgcacccatgaccagctctgaaaccagattgcatagcggagaaggtatggtgggattcgaaatggtcggcaatctgtttgttgacttggcttccgaagaccttagaaaggcagggtaggatagatataggtctgtagcagtttgggtcaagtgtccccccctttgaagagggggatgaccgcagctgctttccaatctttgggaatctcagacgacacgaaagagaggttgaacaggctagtaataggggtggcaacaatttcagcagataattttagaaagaaagggtccagattatctagcccggctgatttgtaggggtccagattttgcagctctttcagaacatcagctgactggatttgggagaaggagaaatggggagggtTTGGGCGaatagctgtggggggtgcagtgctgttgactggggtaggggtagccaggtggaaagcatggccagccgtagaaaaatgctttttgaaattctcaattatagtggatttgtcagtggtgacagtgtttcctatcttcagtgcagtgggcagctgggaggagatgttcttattctccatggactttacagtgtcccagaatttttttgagtttgtgttgcaggaagcaaatttctgcttgaaaaagctagccttggcttttctaactgcctgtgtatattggtttctagcttccctgaaaagttgcatatcacgggggctgttcgatgctaatgcagaacgccataggatgtttttgtgttggttaagggcagtcaggtctggagagaaccaagggctatatctgttcctggttctatatttcttgaatggggcatgcttatttaagatggtgaggaaggcatttaaaaaaaataaccaggtaTCCTATACTGACTGGATGAGAtgaatatccttccaggatacctcggccaggtcgattagaaagaccagctcgctgaagtgtttcatggagcgtttgacagtgataagtggaggttgtttgaccgctgacccattacggatgcaggcaatgaggcagtgatcgctgagatcttgggtcaaaacagcagaggtgtatttagagagcaggttggttaggatgatatctatgagggtgcccgtgcttacggctttggggtggtacctggtaggttcattgataatttgtgtgagattgagagcatcaACCTTAGATTGTtagatggctggggtgttaagcatgttccagtttaggtcgcctagcagcacgagctctgaaaatagatggggggcaatcagttcacatatggtgtccagagcacagctgggggcagagggtggtctatagcaggcggcaacggtgagagacttgtttttagagaggtggatttttaaaagtagaagttcaaattgtttgggaacagacctggatagtaggacagaactctgcaggcagtctttgcagtagattgcaacaccgccccctttggcagttctatcttgtctgaaaacgttgtagttagggatgaaatgtccgaatttttggtggtcttcctaagccaggattcagacacggctaaaacatccgggttggcagtgtgctaaagcagtgaataaaacaaacttagggagtcttctaatgttaacatgcatgaaaccaaggctattacggttacagaagtcatcaaaagagagcgcctggggaataggagtggagctaggcactgcagggcctggattcacctctacatcaccagagcaagagtaggataagggtaaaAGCTATGaaaattggtcgtctagaacagagagtaaaaggacgtttctgggggcgataaaatagcttcaaggaataatgtacagacaaaggtatggtaggatgtgaatacagtggaggtaaacctaggtattgagtaatgatgagagatattgtctctagaaacatcattgaaaccaggtgatgtcatcgcatatgtgggtggtggaactgaaaggttggataaggtaagGTATATCAGTCATGATTTGGCCAAATTAACGACAAATCACGTTCATACGGTAATTTCAATCACAATGCTCTATAATACTACTCATCTAAAGCTAATCTACACCCATTAAATGTAGCTTGCTGTTGTGTATTATTCAAGAATCACTCAGGCTTTTTGTCAACACTAGTACTATAGTCTTGATTTGTTGTGCTAAACCGAGTTTATCAGAGTTTGAATTATAATAGGCTACACAAAGGAGTTATGAGGTTAAACAGTTATTGAGCACAAAAGTGTCCACTATCGTggtcatttattttttatttgtggtGGTAATAGCATTGGTACAAGACAGTGTATTCCTGGAAGAAATACACACTGGTGTGTGTGAAGAAGTGTAGAGGAACAGAGGCTCACAACGGTTCAATTAACTTCTTTTTATATATCATACATAAGACGGTCTTAATATAATACAAAGGGCATTGTCATATACACAGCAAAGTCTTGACTAGATCTTACAATCTGTGGATACACGGACTTATCCTTTTCTCCATGCTGTTCAGTTTTATAGTGCATGTACAAATTGTTTATAAAATGTGAAATCAAAAATTGAAGGAAAATATATTCAAATGAAAATCAGAGGACTTGGGCTTCTGTAGGGTGAGGATATGTCAACAAGTACTCAAACATTTGTGTGAAACCCACAAACATAACAGCCTTATTGAAAATGGAACCACTTTTTCCCCAACCATGTGCTTTTCATACAACCAAAAAGTAAAGTCTGTGGATGTACATGCACTTACAATATACCCTGTAAAAATTAAGGTTTGAAGATCTAGCTTTCCCTGTTTGATTCAAACCCTACCTCATAGTGTTGTCCTGATGTAGTCAAGTACCTCTGCCCAGAGGCCACGTTACACCACTGACTAAGAAAACTGAGATCTTGCCCACTGAACGGTCACCAAATTGACAAACATAATCAACATACCAGCAGGAGCAAGGTAGTGAGTTCTATACTTcctttattaaaaaaatataaatatatacataaatTCTATTTCCACTATTAAAAAGGGGCTGCATTTCATGACAACTGCTCTAGATCAGAAGTCAATCAGCATGATCTGAAACAGGCTCACACTTAAGAGgttttttaaatctttattttGGAATGTTTAGTACCAGTATGAGTGTCAGCAAAACCACTGGCAGTTTCTGAGTCTCAAAAATCATGGAGGGGTATGAAAAATGATTGTGATTATAACCTAAACATTCAGATAAAATTTAAATATCATTACAGGTAGCTTTACATTTGAGTTTGTGGTTATACCAAACATGATTTTTCCTCGTGATGGTCTCTCCCCTGAACTATGACAATAGAAGTGTCCTGCGGTCTGTGTGTAACTAAGAAGGCTGTTATGAGCAGGACTTTGGTCTTGTTACTTTCcagagtaaaaaaacaaaaaaacaacaacaaaaaaaaacattaaaaaagcaCTTCAAAATCCCTGATATAAAATAAAATGAACGAAAATGCCTCTACTAACGGTAGAGTTCTACAGACATGCATGTCTGCCAAAGTTGCACACATGCTCAGGACATTAGCAAGAGGGCTGACTGGTACCCTTCCCATTTGAATAGGACCAGGCTCACAAGGAGGTGCACTTCCAAATCACTTAGAAAATCATATTTACTGCAATTGTCTGTACACTGCCAGGGTAATGAGACTACAATAGTCTTGAGTTTTATGGCAGTAGCTAGCATGTTGCCAAATTATGTATGAAAGGCAGCAAAACCCTTTAAAATAGTAAAAGTGGGAGAAATGCAGAAATAGAATGCAGTGGTCTACGTTGAACCATCAGCTTTTAATTCTGCTACTCCGGAGCCTGCAGAGTAACTACCAATGTCTCTATACATACCAAGGTTAAAAGAGACTCCCAAAAATAATCTACCAATTAATATGGAAACAGGTTTGGGAAAAACATAGAAATCAAATCTGTTTAGAATATACGGTAGCTAACAGTTGTTGAACTTAACGGTTTCCAGTTTTGCTAAAGCAATATATTGCAGCGGTTTTGTATTGACGTTAAAATAAGATCTTGATAAACTGAGTCAAAAGTGGTGAACTGCTACATTATTGGTTACAGACACCTAATATGCTATAAAACTGCTttggtataaaaaaaaatatccaaagGGGAAATAAATTCTTGTAAAATTCACAGCATAATTTGAGGAGAAAGAAAGGCAGTCACTTAACATTTTTTCCCCTCTTCAGTTTCCGTGTTTAAGATGGAGACATTTGTGCAGGTGTTCAGATGAGGAACTACATGCAAACGGGGAAAAAAATGGAAAAAAgggattttatttttttttcaccacA
The sequence above is drawn from the Salvelinus fontinalis isolate EN_2023a chromosome 24, ASM2944872v1, whole genome shotgun sequence genome and encodes:
- the LOC129822155 gene encoding 52 kDa repressor of the inhibitor of the protein kinase-like isoform X2 encodes the protein MVCKTSPYRTVLKDTAIPTIFDLTSHLKNPHSRHRKRIKELTEEDIRRIKERRLASSIEQLHSKKDIEATEGQDAAEEEIKLSAEEKNFRDYLRSLFEIVLMLGKQNIPLETNVPEGVGRDPSNFQALLEYRINAGDEALRRRFEATAVNVEYLSASQQSQLLEVCEGTVREEVLMEVRESRFFSLVTGDLVEFARERHLPLFLRFVDQSNALREEFLDFLPFEGDEASLVEKLETQVTDGWGLRMEDCRGQAHVATGTFATKMKAVAVGLMGKYPMAMHTPCSTCALNIHLANSLPFPSVQVVMATLRKIDAFFKQSPSLQAELEKAISVYHQENDEKAAELKEACSSNWTEQHNVFELTVDLLESLLLCMDCIRDNENVKFPDAVTGDAYSIAETLADFEFIVTLVILKNALSFTRAFGKNLQGEALDVFFAANSLTAVLHSLNEVFDNIEVYHEFWFEEAVNLAGTMEIPVKVPRLFLRRHRSADAGEIPPETYFKEYVTVPVIRGVIDEVDDIFSQSNLKALKCLSLVPAIMGQMKFNTSEENHADVYCKDLPNPDTLPAELHCWKIKWKHRSKEVRLPSTIHETLQLSDVKFFPNVNCFLKVLTTLPVLMLEDSNSSETSRKRLQTYLSDTPIKQRCKSLAVLHINSHVKHDLDVMVDKYCRLYPEEEPEHGVEAEISTVVI
- the LOC129822155 gene encoding 52 kDa repressor of the inhibitor of the protein kinase-like isoform X1, with protein sequence MPNFCAAPNCTRKSTQSDLAFFRFPRDPERCRLWVENCRRADLEAKTSDQLNKHYRLCAKHFDPAMVCKTSPYRTVLKDTAIPTIFDLTSHLKNPHSRHRKRIKELTEEDIRRIKERRLASSIEQLHSKKDIEATEGQDAAEEEIKLSAEEKNFRDYLRSLFEIVLMLGKQNIPLETNVPEGVGRDPSNFQALLEYRINAGDEALRRRFEATAVNVEYLSASQQSQLLEVCEGTVREEVLMEVRESRFFSLVTGDLVEFARERHLPLFLRFVDQSNALREEFLDFLPFEGDEASLVEKLETQVTDGWGLRMEDCRGQAHVATGTFATKMKAVAVGLMGKYPMAMHTPCSTCALNIHLANSLPFPSVQVVMATLRKIDAFFKQSPSLQAELEKAISVYHQENDEKAAELKEACSSNWTEQHNVFELTVDLLESLLLCMDCIRDNENVKFPDAVTGDAYSIAETLADFEFIVTLVILKNALSFTRAFGKNLQGEALDVFFAANSLTAVLHSLNEVFDNIEVYHEFWFEEAVNLAGTMEIPVKVPRLFLRRHRSADAGEIPPETYFKEYVTVPVIRGVIDEVDDIFSQSNLKALKCLSLVPAIMGQMKFNTSEENHADVYCKDLPNPDTLPAELHCWKIKWKHRSKEVRLPSTIHETLQLSDVKFFPNVNCFLKVLTTLPVLMLEDSNSSETSRKRLQTYLSDTPIKQRCKSLAVLHINSHVKHDLDVMVDKYCRLYPEEEPEHGVEAEISTVVI